One Oryza brachyantha chromosome 3, ObraRS2, whole genome shotgun sequence DNA segment encodes these proteins:
- the LOC102713259 gene encoding transcription factor PCF6-like, whose product GRSSSSSQGKRGRGGGAEMAAWGQTGTASRIYRVRATGGKDRHSKVYTAKGIRDRRVRLSVATAIQFYDLQDRLGFDQPSKAIEWLINAASPAIDSLPSLDPAAFAAIPAEADAAAAAGATRRRQQQQQQQQLSKSGCSSTSETSKGSELSLSRSDSRMGGGGGSRDKEVTVASAPAQAPSFTELLIAGVAASAGGAISSGEQRQSWQPAAVSEVAADCVGIAHPGNKGADGVSTYGFSASSFGDAPPIGMVPAPPFNFSSSGDMSHYSLAQDQLAAAPQAPAGDYNLNFSMSSGYLGANRGTLQSNSPSHLSGHHHQQLQRLDGSTISFLLGHAAAAAHPAASEGQLTSTAALQLWDGFRHSGVKEKSKN is encoded by the coding sequence gggaggtcgtcgtcgtcgtcccagGGGAAGCGAGGTcggggcggcggggcggagatggcggcgtGGGGGCAGACGGGGACGGCGTCGCGGATCTACAGGGTGCGGGCGACGGGGGGGAAGGACCGGCACAGCAAGGTGTACACGGCGAAGGGCATCCGCGACCGGCGGGTGCGGCTGTCGGTGGCCACCGCCATCCAGTTCTACGACCTGCAGGACCGCCTCGGCTTCGACCAGCCCAGCAAGGCCATCGAGTGGCTCATCaacgccgcctcgccggccatCGACAGCCTCCCGTCCCTCGACCCCGCCGCATTCGCCGCCATCCCCGCTGAggcggatgccgccgccgccgccggggcgacgcgccggcggcagcagcagcagcagcagcagcagctcagcAAGTCCGGATGCAGTAGCACGTCGGAGACCAGCAAGGGGTCCGAGCTCTCGCTCTCGCGCTCCGACAGCcgcatgggcggcggcggcggctcccgtGACAAGGAGGTCACCGTGGCCAGCGCCCCAGCGCAGGCCCCGTCGTTCACCGAGCTGCTCATCGCCggggtggcggcgtcggccggtGGCGCCATTAGCAGCGGCGAGCAGAGGCAGTCCTGGCAGCCGGCGGCCGTCTCCGAGGTCGCCGCCGACTGCGTCGGCATCGCGCACCCCGGGAATAAAGGCGCGGATGGGGTGTCAACATACGGCTTCTCCGCCTCCAGCTTCGGTGACGCGCCTCCGATCGGCAtggtgccggcgccgccgttcaACTTCTCCAGCTCCGGCGACATGTCGCACTACTCCCTCGCTCAAGAtcagctggcggcggcgccacagGCTCCGGCCGGCGACTACAACCTCAACTTCTCCATGTCCTCGGGTTACCTGGGTGCCAACAGGGGGACCCTTCAGTCCAATTCGCCGTCGCACTTGtccggccaccaccaccagcagctccAAAGGCTGGATGGCTCTACCATCTCCTTCCTTCTTGGCCacgctgccgcggcggcgcatcCGGCGGCGTCCGAAGGCCAGCTCACCAGCACCGCCGCATTGCAGCTGTGGGATGGATTCCGGCACTCCGGCGTGAAGGAGAAGAGCAAGAACTGA
- the LOC102701431 gene encoding probable glutathione S-transferase GSTU1, whose translation MAAEKKADLVLLDFWVSPFGQRCRIAMAEKGLDFEYREEDLANKSDLLLRSNPVHKKIPVLLHAGRPVCESLVILSYLDEAFPDTPQLLPPLSAAGAGAADAAYARARARFWADYIDKKLYDCGSRLWKLKGEPQAQARAEMVEILRTLEAELGDRDFFGGGGGRLGFVDVALVPFTSWFYSYERYGGFSVEEACPKLAAWARRCGEIDSVAKHLHSPEKVYDFIGVLKKKYGIE comes from the coding sequence atggcggcggagaagaaGGCGGACCTGGTGCTGCTCGACTTCTGGGTGAGCCCGTTCGGGCAGCGGTGCCGGATCGCCATGGCCGAGAAGGGCCTCGACTTCGAGTACCGCGAGGAGGACCTCGCCAACAAGagcgacctcctcctccgctccaaCCCCGTCCACAAGAAGATCCCcgtcctcctccacgccggccGCCCCGTCTGCGAGTCGCTCGTCATCCTCTCCTACCTCGACGAGGCCTTCCCCGACACCCCGCagctcctccctcccctctccgccgccggcgccggcgccgccgacgcggcgtACGCGCGGGCCAGGGCGCGGTTCTGGGCGGACTACATCGACAAGAAGCTCTACGACTGCGGGTCCAGGCTGTGGAAGCTCAAGGGGGAGCCGCAGGCGCAGGCGCGCGCCGAGATGGTGGAGATCCTCCGCACGCTGGAGGCGGAGCTCGGCGACCGGGActtcttcggcggcggcggcggcaggctcGGCTTCGTCGACGTCGCGCTCGTCCCGTTCACGTCGTGGTTCTACAGCTACGAGAGGTACGGCGGGTTCAGCGTCGAGGAGGCGTGCCCCAAGCtggcggcgtgggcgcggcggtgcggcgagaTCGACTCCGTGGCCAAGCACCTCCACTCGCCGGAGAAGGTGTACGACTTCATCGGCGTGCTCAAGAAGAAGTACGGCATCGAGTAG